Part of the Hyphomicrobium album genome is shown below.
GGTTTGCCACGCTGGATGGAGGCGAATTCCCATATGATCGAGCTACTCGTCTACTTGCTCACTTTCATCAGCTACCTGATCCAGCTTTACGTCTACGTGATCATCGCCAGCGTAATCCTGAGCTGGCTCATGGCCTTCGGCGTCGTCAACCCGTACAACCCGACTGTCCGGGCCATCTGGCAAGGGATTAACGCAGTCACCGAGCCGCTGTTGCGTCCCATCCGCAATACTCTGCCAAGCCTCGGCGCCATTGACATATCGCCCATCGTGCTGCTGCTCGCCTGCTTTTTCGTGCAGGGTCTGATCAGCCAGGTACTAATTCCGGTCATCGTAGGGGCGCCTTGACCATCGCCGAGCAACCGTGGCGGGCAGGAAAAGGGTGCGTCATCGTGCGCGTGCGCCTTACGCCGAAATCGTCGATAGAAGGCGTCGACGGCGTCATCCCGAGCGCGGAGGGGCAGGCGCTGGCCACCCGCGTCCGCGCGGTGCCGGCCGAGGGCGAGGCCAACGCGGCGGTGGAAAAGCTCATCGCCCGCTGGCTGGACGTGCCGAAGAGCTCGGTGCGCGTGACTGCGGGCGGAAAATCCCGCATCAAGTCGCTCACCATCAGTGGGGAAACGGATTGCCTCGAGCGGCGCCTCATGGCCAAGCTCGCCGGGGCTTCATGACTGCTGGCACAACGATCGATCCGAGGGAGGACGCTTTTCTATGACTGCTTACGCCATTGACGGCAAAGCCATCGCCGCCAAGGTGCGCGCCGATGTGGCCGCCGACGTCGCGCGCCTCAAGGCGCAGCACGGTTTCGTGCCCGGCCTCGCCGTGGTGCTGGTGGGCGAGGACCCGGCGAGCAAGGTCTACGTGCGCAACAAGGCGGCGCAGACCGTCGAGACGGGCATGCAGTCGTTCGAGCACAAGCTGGCCGAGGATACGCCGGAGCAGGTGGTGCTCGACCTCGTCGCCAAGCTCAACGCCGACCCCAACATCAACGGCATCCTGGTGCAGATGCCGCTGCCCAAACACATGGACTCAAACAAGGTGCTGGAGCTGATCGACCCGATGAAGGACGTCGACGGTTTCCATCCGATGAACGTCGGGCGCCTGTCGATCGGCGAGCGGGCGCTGGCGCCGTGCACGCCCGTCGGCTCGATCATCCTGGCGAAGTCGGTGAAGCACGACCTGTCTGGCCTCGACGCGGTGGTCGTCGGCCGCTCCAACATCGTCGGCAAGCCGATGGCGCAGCTTCTGCTGCGCGAGAACTGCACGGTGACCATCGCCCACTCGCGCACCAAGGATCTGCCTGACGTGGTGCGCCGCGCCGACCTCGTCGTCGCCGCCATCGGCAAGCCGGAGTTCGTGAAGGGCGACTGGATCAAGCCGGGTGCCATCGTCATCGACGTCGGCATCAACCGCATCGTCAAAGAGGACGGCAAGGGCAAGATCGTCGGCGATGTCGAATATGCGAGTGCCGCCAAGGTGGCGGGCGCGATCACGCCGGTGCCGGGCGGCGTCGGCCCGATGACCATCGCTTGCTTGCTGAAGAATACGGTCGAGGCGGCGCTGATGCAGCGTGGCCTGAAGGCGCTTGCCGCCTAAATCCAGGCAATAGGGCAGCAGGCAATGGGCACTAGTGGGGGCGGTATGCCATTCGGCGGCTGCCCTCTCTTTGTTCACTTAACCGTTGACCGCACCGACTTGATGAGCGCGTTGAGCATTTTTCCAACCCGCTCCGACTGTTCGAGTAAGCGAGCTGCCTGCTCACTGTCGAAGGCTCCAACTCTTTGTGCGAGCAGGATGTGCGTGTCGAGTTCGTTCAGCGAGCCGCGAGCGACCTTGAGAAATTGAACATAGGAGCCCGGGCTGTTCCGACCGTATCCTTCGGCGATGTTGGCTGGCACAGAAGCTGCCGCGCGAATCGCCTGATCCGCCAAAGCGAACCTCCAACGTGATGGCGCATCTGCGACGGTGCGGTATGTGGCCTCCGCCAATCCCATAGCCTCCTGCCAGACGCGCAAGTCGCGGTGAGATACGATCGTCTGCAGGCGATTGCCCAATGCCCACTACGCTGCGCTCCGCTGTCTCAGCGTCTCGCCGCGATAGCTCAGCGCCTCGGCGACGTGCATGCGGCCGATGCCTTCCTCGCCATCGAGATCGGCCAGCGTACGCGCCACGCGCAGCGTGCGGTGGAAGCCGCGCGCCGAAAGCTGCAGGGCATCCGCCGCCTGACGCAACAGCGCGGCGCCGTCCGCGTCCGGTTGAGCGACGTCTTCGAGCATGCGGCCCGCGCACTCCGCATTCGTGCGCATGCCCTTGGCGCCGAGCTTGAGGAACCGCGCCCGCTGCACCTCGCGCGCCCGGCTCACGCGGGCGCGCACCTCTGCACTCCCCTCTGTTGGTGACGGCAGGATGAGGTCTGCCGCGCTCACCGCCGGCACCTCGATCTGCAGATCGATGCGGTCGAGCAGCGGCCCGGAGATGCGCGCCTGGTACTCGGCGGCGCAGCGCTCGCCACGCCGGCAGGTGACCCCAGGGCCACCGCCGCCGCACTTGCACGGGTTCATCGCCGCGACGAGTTGGATGCGCGATGGGTATTGGATGCGATGGTTGGCGCGCGCGATCACCGTCTCGCCGGTCTCGAGCGGCTGGCGCAGCGCGTCGAGCACGCCCGGCTGGAACTCGGGGAGCTCGTCGAGGAACAGGACGCCCAGGTGCGCGAGGCTCACCTCCCCGGGGCGGGGGCGCGTGCCGCCGCCGACCAGTGCCGCCATGCTCGCCGAATGATGCGGCGCGCGGAACGGGCGCTCGGTGGCGAGCTTGCCGCCCATCAGCTCGCCGGCGAGGCTGTGCACCATCGAGACGTCAAGCATCTCCTCCGGTGTCAGCGGCGGCAGGATTGACGGCAGCCGCGCCGCCAGCATCGACTTGCCGGCGCCTGGAGGTCCGATCATCAAGAGGTTGTGTCCGCCGGCGGCGGCGACTTCGAGCGCTCGCCGGGCGCTTTCCTGTCCCTTGACGTCGGCGAGATCGGGACGCTGCGATGGCGTGGAATCGAGCGCCGCCTTCGGGCGCGCCAGCGTCTGCAGCCCTTTGAAGTGATTGACCAGCGACAGGAGGTGCGGCGCCGCCAGGATGTCGACGTCCTCGCCGGCCCATGCCGCTTCCGAGCCGCAGGCAGCCGGGCAGATGAGACCCTTGCCCATGGCGTTGGCGCCGATGGCGGCAGGCAACGCGCCCGGCACGGCGCGGATCGAGCCGTCAAGCGCCAGCTCGCCGATCGCCGCGTAGCCGGCGACCGCGTCAGGCGCCACCGCTTCCATCGCCACCATCATGGCGAGCAGGATCGGCAGATCGAACTGGCTACCTTCCTTCGGCAGGTCTGCGGGCGCCAGGTTCACCGTCACGTGCTTGTACGGAAGACCGAGGCCGACGGCGTGCAGGGCGTTGCGCACGCGCTCGGAGCTTTCCGCCACCGCTTTGTCGGGGAGGCCGACGATGACGAACGCGGCCTTGCCCGGCGTGATGCGCACCTGCACCTCGACGGGTCGCGCCTCGATGCCGACGAACGCGAGGGTGGAGATTTGGCCGTACA
Proteins encoded:
- a CDS encoding YggT family protein, yielding MIELLVYLLTFISYLIQLYVYVIIASVILSWLMAFGVVNPYNPTVRAIWQGINAVTEPLLRPIRNTLPSLGAIDISPIVLLLACFFVQGLISQVLIPVIVGAP
- a CDS encoding DUF167 family protein; this translates as MTIAEQPWRAGKGCVIVRVRLTPKSSIEGVDGVIPSAEGQALATRVRAVPAEGEANAAVEKLIARWLDVPKSSVRVTAGGKSRIKSLTISGETDCLERRLMAKLAGAS
- the folD gene encoding bifunctional methylenetetrahydrofolate dehydrogenase/methenyltetrahydrofolate cyclohydrolase FolD: MTAYAIDGKAIAAKVRADVAADVARLKAQHGFVPGLAVVLVGEDPASKVYVRNKAAQTVETGMQSFEHKLAEDTPEQVVLDLVAKLNADPNINGILVQMPLPKHMDSNKVLELIDPMKDVDGFHPMNVGRLSIGERALAPCTPVGSIILAKSVKHDLSGLDAVVVGRSNIVGKPMAQLLLRENCTVTIAHSRTKDLPDVVRRADLVVAAIGKPEFVKGDWIKPGAIVIDVGINRIVKEDGKGKIVGDVEYASAAKVAGAITPVPGGVGPMTIACLLKNTVEAALMQRGLKALAA
- a CDS encoding four helix bundle protein, producing the protein MGNRLQTIVSHRDLRVWQEAMGLAEATYRTVADAPSRWRFALADQAIRAAASVPANIAEGYGRNSPGSYVQFLKVARGSLNELDTHILLAQRVGAFDSEQAARLLEQSERVGKMLNALIKSVRSTVK
- a CDS encoding YifB family Mg chelatase-like AAA ATPase; the protein is MYGQISTLAFVGIEARPVEVQVRITPGKAAFVIVGLPDKAVAESSERVRNALHAVGLGLPYKHVTVNLAPADLPKEGSQFDLPILLAMMVAMEAVAPDAVAGYAAIGELALDGSIRAVPGALPAAIGANAMGKGLICPAACGSEAAWAGEDVDILAAPHLLSLVNHFKGLQTLARPKAALDSTPSQRPDLADVKGQESARRALEVAAAGGHNLLMIGPPGAGKSMLAARLPSILPPLTPEEMLDVSMVHSLAGELMGGKLATERPFRAPHHSASMAALVGGGTRPRPGEVSLAHLGVLFLDELPEFQPGVLDALRQPLETGETVIARANHRIQYPSRIQLVAAMNPCKCGGGGPGVTCRRGERCAAEYQARISGPLLDRIDLQIEVPAVSAADLILPSPTEGSAEVRARVSRAREVQRARFLKLGAKGMRTNAECAGRMLEDVAQPDADGAALLRQAADALQLSARGFHRTLRVARTLADLDGEEGIGRMHVAEALSYRGETLRQRSAA